Proteins found in one Triticum aestivum cultivar Chinese Spring chromosome 4D, IWGSC CS RefSeq v2.1, whole genome shotgun sequence genomic segment:
- the LOC123100395 gene encoding uncharacterized protein, giving the protein MAPPAAFSSLLGFGCLLRSHVRFQRRATAVRTRCLVKRQRRNASAAASLSLSKVTVTGFVCEQVGEHDPLVNTGGSVRAPCSHDGDAASSTYDVFAAIEQDSGEARSSCLNAHI; this is encoded by the exons ATGGCGCCCCCTGCAGCTTTCTCCTCTCTGCTTGGTTTCGGCTGCCTGCTGCGCTCGCACGTCCGGTTCCAAAGGAGGGCGACGGCTGTGAGAACCCGTTGTTTGGTCAAGCGCCAACGTAGGAACGCGTCAGCGGCGGCCAGCCTGTCGCTCTCCAAG GTCACGGTGACTGGGTTTGTGTGCGAGCAGGTTGGGGAACACGACCCGCTGGTCAACACTGGCGGCTCGGTGCGTGCGCCGTGCTCTCATGACGGGGACGCTGCCTCCAGCACGTACGATGTATTCGCTGCCATTGAACAAGATTCGGGCGAGGCGAGAAGCTCTTGCTTGAATGCTCACATTTAG
- the LOC123098755 gene encoding uncharacterized protein isoform X1, with the protein MGPRWAAARARSQVRTLRRPNQPTVAGDENASGEFDADCGKVRVMNYLSPKLVNAVVARLTDSQKRLFAEKDFGAMLSLPGLLNIDRQYIFWNATRIDPISRTVRMCDGSSRPVAANAIRDVVGLGTGDREIPFPHEPGCVDRDVLRDVCAGLGLDASVDRITLRMLESVLASPGDLSVESEANRQCAAFALLCTACLFNPKANRREDPISPEVFVAVRYPSKMFEFDWCGYIKVVIMTGVSKMREDLEAGATMVHLQGFLMVPQVIAFDAMVAGRGLQPGRHRMTVYDVEDFRLLAALDSDLISNGGHMMYGRAKIRPDGARDAAGNLAAMDMPSATEAVPDPGAGPREKIVLLSSVPGWQAEVVEYLSTVMHAHMSSVCEENMNLRNHLESCMTSVLAMIDSRNDSNVNSVNEMLGCAISKVGDFRQKVVGGEVCFLNTNEAHLGVPHDVKGKANVPETTLQHK; encoded by the exons ATGGGGCCGCGATGGGCAGCAGCTCGAGCGCGGTCCCAAGTGCGAACACTTCGGCGCCCCAACCAACCCACGGTGGCCGGAGATGAGAATGCGAGCGGCGAATTTGATGCAGACTGCGGCAAGGTCCGGGTTATGAACTATCTATCCCCTAAGCTAGTCAATGCGGTCGTTGCTCGTCTCACTGATTCGCAAAAGAGGCTTTTCGCTGAGAAGGACTTTGGCGCCATGTTGTCCCTTCCGGGGCTGCTAAATATAGACCGTCAGTACATTTTCTGGAACGCAACTAGGATAGATCCAATTAGTAGAACCGTTCGTATGTGCGATGGCAGTTCCCGGCCAGTGGCGGCTAATGCTATAAGGGATGTGGTCGGTCTGGGTACGGGCGACAGGGAGATCCCCTTCCCGCATGAGCCTGGCTGTGTCGATCGTGATGTCTTGAGGGATGTGTGTGCCGGTCTGGGTCTAGATGCATCGGTAGATAGGATCACATTGAGAATGCTAGAGTCGGTGCTTGCTTCCCCAGGCGATCTAAGTGTTGAATCTGAGGCCAACAGGCAGTGTGCTGCGTTCGCTCTTCTCTGTACTGCTTGTTTGTTCAACCCTAAAGCAAACCGGAGGGAGGATCCAATAAGCCCTGAGGTGTTTGTTGCTGTGCGTTATCCATCAAAGATGTTTGAGTTTGACTGGTGTGGGTACATAAAAGTTGTAATAATGACTGGTGTGAGCAAAATGCGAGAAGATCTGGAAGCCGGTGCAACTATGGTGCACTTGCAAGGGTTCCTGATGGTGCCTCAG GTGATTGCATTTGATGCGATGGTTGCTGGGCGGGGTTTGCAACCTGGGCGTCACCGGATGACGGTGTATGACGTTGAGGACTTCCGCCTGCTTGCTGCTCTTGACTCTGATCTTATAAGCAATGGAGGGCACATGATGTACGGCAGAGCTAAG ATTAGGCCTGACGGTGCGCGGGATGCTGCTGGCAACTTAGCGGCCATGGACATGCCTTCTGCTACAGAAGCTGTCCCTGACCCAGGCGCCGGTCCGAGGGAGAAAATAGTTTTGTTGTCAAGTGTTCCCGGGTGGCAGGCAGAG GTGGTTGAGTATTTGAGCACCGTCATGCATGCACACATGTCCTCTGTTTGTGAGGAAAATATGAATTTGAGGAACCATCTTGAGTCTTGCATGACCAGTGTGCTCGCGATGATAGACAGTCGTAATGACAGCAATGTCAACTCGGTGAATGAGATGCTTGGCTGTGCGATTTCAAAAGTTGGTGATTTCCGGCAGAAAGTGGTTGGTGGTGAGGTTTGCTTCCTTAATACTAATG AAGCACACCTTGGTGTTCCACATGATGTTAAAGGGAAAGCCAACGTACCTGagacaactctacaacataaataa
- the LOC123098755 gene encoding uncharacterized protein isoform X2, whose amino-acid sequence MGPRWAAARARSQVRTLRRPNQPTVAGDENASGEFDADCGKVIAFDAMVAGRGLQPGRHRMTVYDVEDFRLLAALDSDLISNGGHMMYGRAKIRPDGARDAAGNLAAMDMPSATEAVPDPGAGPREKIVLLSSVPGWQAEVVEYLSTVMHAHMSSVCEENMNLRNHLESCMTSVLAMIDSRNDSNVNSVNEMLGCAISKVGDFRQKVVGGEVCFLNTNEAHLGVPHDVKGKANVPETTLQHK is encoded by the exons ATGGGGCCGCGATGGGCAGCAGCTCGAGCGCGGTCCCAAGTGCGAACACTTCGGCGCCCCAACCAACCCACGGTGGCCGGAGATGAGAATGCGAGCGGCGAATTTGATGCAGACTGCGGCAAG GTGATTGCATTTGATGCGATGGTTGCTGGGCGGGGTTTGCAACCTGGGCGTCACCGGATGACGGTGTATGACGTTGAGGACTTCCGCCTGCTTGCTGCTCTTGACTCTGATCTTATAAGCAATGGAGGGCACATGATGTACGGCAGAGCTAAG ATTAGGCCTGACGGTGCGCGGGATGCTGCTGGCAACTTAGCGGCCATGGACATGCCTTCTGCTACAGAAGCTGTCCCTGACCCAGGCGCCGGTCCGAGGGAGAAAATAGTTTTGTTGTCAAGTGTTCCCGGGTGGCAGGCAGAG GTGGTTGAGTATTTGAGCACCGTCATGCATGCACACATGTCCTCTGTTTGTGAGGAAAATATGAATTTGAGGAACCATCTTGAGTCTTGCATGACCAGTGTGCTCGCGATGATAGACAGTCGTAATGACAGCAATGTCAACTCGGTGAATGAGATGCTTGGCTGTGCGATTTCAAAAGTTGGTGATTTCCGGCAGAAAGTGGTTGGTGGTGAGGTTTGCTTCCTTAATACTAATG AAGCACACCTTGGTGTTCCACATGATGTTAAAGGGAAAGCCAACGTACCTGagacaactctacaacataaataa
- the LOC123098755 gene encoding uncharacterized protein isoform X3 translates to MDSSFNDLYRPWFKHGRPYLMQMTGEEVVEEFRIENHLAQQGLESILRLGLCPRGSGRLIIGPDWAFKVAYTDSYWLREDVRSMFNQLPLGVPLVLGLVVVYLDQGWSLYVFDILCRVLHIIDPNISKPGKSRMKAKHLQNVGELLDAFVKCGDIFWGQGKVPHNGWSYCFHATGAYESTDTAMQVVHHIINFVPG, encoded by the exons ATGGATTCATCATTCAATGATTTATATAG GCCGTGGTTCAAGCATGGGCGGCCGTACCTTATGCAGATGACTGGTGAAGAAGTGGTGGAAGAATTCCGCATAGAAAATCATCTTGCTCAGCAAGGACTGGAATCAATCCTGCGTTTGGGGCTCTGCCCCAGGGGATCAGGGAGACTCATCATTGGACCTGACTGGGCG TTCAAAGTTGCATACACAGACTCATACTGGCTGAGGGAAGATGTCCGCTCAATGTTTAATCAGCTACCGCTTGGTGTGCCATTAGTTCTG GGGCTGGTTGTGGTGTACCTGGACCAGGGGTGGAGTTTGTACGTCTTTGACATCCTGTGTAGAGTTCTCCATATCATTGATCCGAACATCTCCAAGCCTGGGAAAAGCAGGATGAAAGCAAAACACTTGCAGAATGTGGGTGAGCTACTTGATGCATTCGTGAAGTGTGGTGACATTTTCTGGGGGCAAGGGAAGGTGCCACATAATGGGTGGTCTTATTGTTTCCATGCTACAGGTGCCTATGAGAG CACGGACACGGCGATGCAGGTAGTCCACCACATCATCAACTTTGTGCCTGGGTAA